From a region of the Odontesthes bonariensis isolate fOdoBon6 chromosome 2, fOdoBon6.hap1, whole genome shotgun sequence genome:
- the valopa gene encoding vertebrate ancient long opsin a, protein MDTLSLSVNAVSYTVAAEIPSTDDPFTGPIKNIAPWTFTILAVLMFVVSSLSLTENFLVMFVTFKFKQLRQPLNYIIVNLAIADFLVSLTGGLISFLTNARGYFFLGKWACVLEGFAVTFFGIVALWSLAVLSFERFFVICRPLGNIRLQAKHAILGLLFVWTFSFIWTFPPVLGWNRYTVSKIGTTCEPDWYSTNMRDHSYIITFFTTCFILPLGVIFYCYGKLLRKLRQVSHGRLATARKPERQVTRMVVVMIVAFMVGWTPYAAFSILVTAHPTIRLDPVLAAIPAFFSKTAAVYNPIIYVFMNKQFRKCLIQHFTGMGVIPESHMNQTSERPGITAESQTGEMSAIAARIPVGGPASPRSDDSQTDCGSFAQLPIPENKVCPL, encoded by the exons ATGGATACGCTGAGTTTGTCAGTTAACGCAGTGTCCTACACCGTGGCGGCAGAGATACCCAGCACCGATGATCCTTTCACCGGACCCATTAAGAACATCGCCCCGTGGACCTTTACTATCCTGGCCGTTCTCATGTTCGTGGTCAGCTCGCTGTCTCTGACCGAAAATTTCCTCGTCATGTTTGTCACTTTCAAGTTCAAACAGCTCAGGCAGCCCCTGAATTACATCATAGTTAACCTGGCCATTGCCGACTTTCTTGTCTCCCTCACCGGTGGACTAATAAGTTTCTTGACAAACGCAAGGGGGTATTTCTTCCTCGGGAAATGGGCTTGCGTCTTGGAGGGGTTTGCTGTTACTTTTTTCG GGATCGTGGCCCTGTGGTCCTTGGCTGTTCTGTCCTTTGAGCGCTTCTTCGTGATCTGCCGGCCACTGGGGAACATCCGACTGCAGGCCAAGCACGCGATCCTTGGTCTGCTGTTTGTGTGGACCTTCTCCTTCATCTGGACCTTTCCTCCGGTCCTGGGCTGGAACAGATACACTGTGAGCAAGATTGGAACCACCTGTGAGCCTGATTG GTATTCAACTAACATGAGAGATCACAGCTACATCATCACTTTCTTCACCACCTGTTTCATTTTGCCTCTTGGAGTGATATTCTACTGCTATGGGAAGCTGCTGCGAAAGCTCAGACAG GTATCCCATGGTCGTCTAGCAACTGCCAGGAAGCCTGAACGGCAGGTGACCCGCATGGTTGTGGTGATGATTGTGGCATTTATGGTGGGTTGGACACCCTACGCGGCCTTCTCCATACTGGTCACAGCTCATCCGACCATTCGACTTGATCCAGTGCTGGCTGCCATCCCTGCCTTCTTCTCCAAGACAGCTGCCGTGTACAACCCAATCATCTACGTCTTCATGAATAAACAG TTCAGGAAGTGTCTAATCCAGCACTTCACCGGCATGGGGGTCATCCCAGAGAGTCACATGAATCAGACCTCAGAGCGACCTGGAATTACTGctgagagccaaacaggagAGATGTCAGCCATCGCGGCCCGCATCCCCGTGGGCGGCCCTGCATCACCCAGATCTGATGATTCTCAAACTGACTGTGGCTCATTTGCTCAGCTTCCCATCCCAGAGAACAAAGTGTGCCCACTGTAA